A genomic window from Triticum urartu cultivar G1812 chromosome 7, Tu2.1, whole genome shotgun sequence includes:
- the LOC125520678 gene encoding SEC12-like protein 1 produces MAGGGGKVACAAWIRRREDKATRVFAVHGRPSPPALEVLGFDSGSCSLSEEPLARIVLGEDPGDAPLAVAVHPTGDELVCATAKGCRLFKLIFEEFTVRFIESKAPAIESVGLQKCLAYSTDGAKFAIGGEDGHLRIFHWPSMKVLLDEPNAHKSFRDMDISLDSEFLVSSSTDGTARIWKINEGVPLVNLTRSSDEKIECCRFSRDGMKPFLFCTVAKGSKAVTVVWNISDWSRIGYKRLLAKPVSTLSVSLDGKFLALGSHDGDFCVVDVKEMEISHWSKKVHLGSPICGIEFCPTERVVISTSPQWGAELTRLNVPADWKEWQIWLILLALFLASAILFYVFYQNSGSFWSGTPRRDVIDLPSHAEF; encoded by the exons ATGGCAGGCGGCGGCGGGAAGGTGGCCTGCGCGGCGTGGATCCGGCGCCGGGAGGACAAGGCCACCCGCGTCTTCGCGGTGCAcggccggccctccccgccgGCCCTGGAGGTCCTCGGCTTCGACTCCGGGAGCTGCTCGCTCTCCGAGGAGCCCCTG GCGAGGATTGTGCTCGGGGAGGACCCAGGCGACGCGCCGCTCGCCGTCGCGGTGCACCCCACCGGCGACGAGCTCGTGTGTGCCACGGCCAAGGGGTGCAG GCTATTTAAACTGATTTTTGAAGAGTTCACCGTTCGCTTTATTGAAAGTAAAGCTCCAGCTATCGAATCTGTTGGACTGCAGAAATGTCTTGCCTACAGCACAGATGGTGCTAAATTTGCTATCGGTGGTGAG GATGGGCATCTAAGAATATTTCATTGGCCAAGCATGAAGGTGCTCTTAGATGAACCCAACGCTCATAAATCCTTCAGAGACATGGATATCAG CTTAGATTCAGAGTTTTTAGTTTCATCGTCTACTGATGGTACTGCAAGAATTTGGAAGATAAATGAGGGGGTACCATTGGTCAACTTGACTCGATCTTCG GACGAGAAGATTGAGTGTTGCCGCTTTTCTAGGGATGGCATGAAACCATTCCTGTTTTGCACAGTTGCAAAAG GTAGCAAAGCTGTGACTGTTGTTTGGAACATAAGTGATTGGTCTAGAATTGGGTATAAAAGACTACTGGCAAAACCTGTCTCCACACTTTCAGTTAGCTTGGATGGGAAGTTTCTGGCTTT AGGAAGCCACGATGGTGATTTTTGTGTTGTGGATGTAAAGGAGATGGAGATTTCTCACTGGAGCAAGAAGGTCCATCTTGGTTCCCCTATATGCGGAATTGAATTTTGTCCTACTGAAAG AGTTGTAATCTCCACATCGCCACAGTGGGGAGCAGAGCTGACAAGACTGAATGTGCCTGCTGACTGGAAAG AATGGCAAATCTGGCTCATACTCTTGGCGCTCTTCCTTGCATCAGCCATCCTGTTCTACGTATTCTACCAGAACTCCGGTTCCTTCTGGAGCGGAACGCCCCGACGGGACGTCATCGACCTACCAAGCCATGCAGAGTTCTGA